In the genome of Neodiprion pinetum isolate iyNeoPine1 chromosome 2, iyNeoPine1.2, whole genome shotgun sequence, one region contains:
- the wus gene encoding dnaJ homolog subfamily C member 22, with protein sequence MGEANGTRVVKRQVNASNLGAKTKFRAYVLWLFGGIFGAHHFYLGRDDHGFLWWCSLGGYFGAGWLRDLFKIPGYVSDANNEPEYIEWFKNQVRTNNKPPFSTCRFIGGVVISYLWGELVYMAIPEDEVYGINFKPLMILIPAAVALGVWVVGNVGREEGSIWVPLVAAYVCYPTLTYLGDDSTWMSAMVLTAALSFDTWSKRWRLKPKKKRGLVRRLTILGLAALLYSSLWGSYFVFNARFTDSEGEEIKISEAVKHFLTSPIWLDLKASLHETWRHAQHHGFWATWRQLVDLTDPRGEINAYKVLGLSQTASQSEVTAKWRSLSRENHPDKVKGSEDERRVAQEKFMEIQQAYEILSSAKNRRQSRNRKPA encoded by the exons ATGGGGGAAGCGAATGGTACTCGGGTTGTAAAACGGCAGGTAAACGCTAGTAATCTTGGCGCCAAGACTAAGTTTAGGGCCTACGTGCTCTGGCTTTTCGGTGGAATTTTCGGGGCGCACCACTTTTATCTCGGCAGGGACGACCATGGGTTTTTATGGTGGTGCTCGTTAGGCGGATACTTTGGGGCCGGCTGGCTGAGGGATCTTTTCAAAATACCTGGCTACGTTTCGGACGCAAATAACGAACCGGAGTACATCGAGTGGTTCAAAAATCAAGTCCGAACCAACAATAAG CCACCGTTTTCGACGTGTCGGTTCATCGGCGGGGTCGTCATATCTTACTTATGGGGCGAACTGGTCTACATGGCAATCCCCGAGGACGAGGTATACGGAATCAACTTCAAGCCACTGATGATCCTGATTCCAGCAGCCGTCGCATTAG GGGTATGGGTGGTCGGTAACGTCGGTCGCGAGGAGGGTTCGATTTGGGTGCCCTTGGTCGCAGCTTACGTTTGTTATCCGACGCTGACCTACCTCGGTGACGACAGCACGTGGATGTCGGCGATGGTCCTGACCGCCGCGCTTTCCTTTGACACCTGGAGCAAGCGGTGGCGACTCAAACCGAAGAAGAAGCGAGGCCTTGTCCGCAGACTGACGATCCTCGGTCTCGCGGCTCTCCTCTACTCGTCCCTGTGGGGGAGCTACTTCGTATTTAACGCCAGGTTCACTGACAGCGAGGGCGAGGAGATCAAGATATCCGAAGCCGTCAAGCACTTCCTAACGTCCCCCATTTGGCTCGATCTCAAG GCCAGCTTGCATGAGACTTGGAGACACGCCCAGCATCACGGATTCTGGGCTACTTGGAGACAGTTGGTCGACCTTACCGATCCGAGGGGCGAGATAAACGCGTACAAG GTCTTGGGTCTGTCGCAAACGGCTTCGCAGAGCGAGGTGACGGCCAAGTGGAGAAGCCTCTCGCGGGAGAATCACCCCGACAAGGTGAAGGGTTCGGAGGATGAGAGGAGAGTCGCGCAGGAGAAGTTTATGGAAATACAGCAGGCCTACGAGATACTCTCGAGTGCAAAGAATCGGAGACAGAGCCGGAACCGAAAACCTGCTTGA
- the LOC124211050 gene encoding U2 small nuclear ribonucleoprotein auxiliary factor 35 kDa subunit-related protein 2, whose protein sequence is MEPAIVERLSHKTWRRQAKKERRRRIRTSQARARDADAERLDAKLKETSEYLNWLEFQRAEEERRDKEEAREHEIREREWLEEELRAQKEWRIQQERKAKARQVQLDQETRIRKEYEAKQEVLRLKKEEARRKEEEESERLEEVHRNIEAYIDEGRSTPEVLREVTNSQPGKEPCPFFSKTGACRYGDTCSRNHQRLALSRVLLIPGFYSHFSLEKNSAEYDTDIALEFGGSETRHHFREFYNDVVPELETFGRIKTLKCCRNTEIHLRGNMYVEYYEERAAARALRSLKGRWYAGRQLNCEFANVQSWRNAICGMPKCPKGRSCNFLHTFRNPRDEYDVKSPQRSRTRRGSSHHDQRTASARSSRPDQESARGSSWMREESSRNWRWSDSSDSGGETPTRASRAEEKRLRSPRKRPRDEKSRVKQSKKKRTRGDRTEKECERNGKSRDTTEKRKDRSKEKDSAKRTERSKWDGKNYESMDTESESGYSDSGISRRRRRKVSRRSRSRSWSQDQPTEVSASEGNERSSKTPHR, encoded by the exons ATGGAACCAGCGATCGTCGAAAGGCTCAGTCATAAGACTTGGCGGCGCCAAGCGAAAAAGGAACGGCGCAGAAGAATCCGGACTAGCCAAGCTCGCGCTCGCGACGCTGACGCCGAACGGCTTGACGCTAAACTAAAGGAGACCTCCGAGTATTTAAACTGGCTAGAATTCCAGCGCGCCGAGGAGGAACGCAGAGACAAGGAGGAAGCCAGGGAACACGAGATTCGGGAACGAGAGTGGCTCGAGGAGGAG CTTCGAGCGCAAAAAGAGTGGAGAATCCAGCAGGAGCGGAAGGCGAAAGCCCGTCAGGTGCAGCTGGACCAGGAGACGCGAATCCGTAAAGAGTACGAGGCTAAGCAGGAGGTGTTGCGCTTGAAGAAGGAGGAAGCGCGTCgtaaagaggaagaggaatcCGAGAGGTTGGAAGAGGTTCACCGCAATATCGAGGCATACATCGACGAAGGAAGATCTACGCCGGAAGTCCTTCGAGAAGTGACGAATTCGCAACCTGGAAAGGAACCCTGCCCGTTTTTCTCGAAGACTGGAGCCTGCCGGTACGGCGACACGTGTTCGCGGAACCACCAGCGACTCGCGCTCTCCAGGGTGCTCCTCATTCCTGGATTTTACTCGCATTTTTCGCTGGAGAAAAACTCAGCCGAGTACGACACGGACATCGCGCTCGAGTTCGGGGGCTCCGAAACGCGGCACCACTTCCGAGAATTCTACAACGACGTGGTGCCGGAGCTGGAGACCTTCGGCAGGATTAAGACCCTCAAGTGTTGTCGCAACACGGAGATCCATCTCCGAGGCAACATGTACGTCGAGTACTATGAAGAGCGGGCCGCGGCCAGGGCGCTGCGCAGCCTAAAGGGCCGCTGGTACGCGGGCCGGCAGCTCAACTGCGAATTCGCGAATGTCCAGTCGTGGCGTAACGCGATTTGCGGCATGCCGAAGTGCCCCAAGGGTAGGTCCTGCAACTTTCTGCATACCTTCCGCAACCCCCGTGACGAATACGACGTCAAGAGCCCCCAGAGGTCCAGGACGAGGCGGGGATCCAGTCACCATGACCAGAGAACAGCCTCGGCCAGATCTTCGAGGCCTGATCAGGAATCGGCCAGAGGCTCGAGCTGGATGCGAGAAGAAAGCTCGCGGAACTGGCGGTGGTCCGATTCCTCCGACTCGGGGGGAGAGACGCCAACCAGAGCGTCGAGGGCGGAGGAGAAGCGATTGAGAAGCCCACGGAAGAGACCGAGGGATGAGAAGTCGCGGGTAAAGCAGAGTAAGAAGAAGAGGACGCGTGGAGACAGGACGGAAAAAGAATGCGAGAGAAATGGGAAGAGTCGCGATACCACCGAGAAACGTAAAGACCGCTCGAAAGAAAAGGACTCCGCGAAGAGAACTGAGAGAAGCAAATGGGACGGTAAGAACTATGAATCCATGGACACTGAGAGTGAATCGGGCTACTCCGATTCTGGAATTAGCAGACGAAGACGACGGAAAGTTTCCAGGCGTAGCCGAAGTCGATCCTGGAGTCAGGATCAGCCCACCGAAGTATCGGCCTCGGAGGGCAACGAAAGGAGCAGCAAAACGCCGCACAGATAG